The following proteins are encoded in a genomic region of Pseudodesulfovibrio mercurii:
- a CDS encoding type III pantothenate kinase: protein MGKTLLFDAGNTNTKLCLADDQGLNESYTLPTRPANTDDDWGLKIESILLREGVAPTDIEACVISSVVPPLDPLITSMAARFLECDCLFAGRDLPLDIDNEYAHPEQVGADVLVGCYSARMTYDEKNLIVVDFGTATTCACIQDNAFKGGLICPGLLSSASALASGTAKLPKVDLTVKSNTLHWGQSTAECLNQGFVFGFASMIDGLVQKLSQQLKDPFVIATGGLAPTIAQLSETINELRPDLVMEGLWMAYYNR from the coding sequence ATGGGCAAAACGCTGCTGTTCGACGCGGGCAACACCAATACCAAGCTCTGCCTGGCCGACGACCAGGGACTGAACGAGAGCTACACCCTCCCCACCCGCCCGGCCAACACCGACGACGACTGGGGACTCAAGATCGAATCCATCCTCCTGCGCGAAGGCGTGGCCCCCACCGACATCGAGGCCTGCGTCATCTCCTCCGTGGTCCCGCCGCTGGACCCGCTCATCACGAGCATGGCCGCCCGGTTCCTGGAATGCGACTGCCTGTTCGCGGGCCGCGACCTGCCCCTGGACATCGACAACGAATACGCCCACCCCGAACAGGTCGGCGCGGACGTCCTGGTGGGCTGCTACTCCGCCCGCATGACCTACGACGAGAAAAACCTCATCGTCGTGGACTTCGGCACCGCCACTACCTGCGCCTGCATCCAGGACAACGCCTTCAAGGGCGGCCTCATCTGCCCCGGCCTGCTCTCCTCGGCCTCGGCCCTGGCCTCGGGCACCGCTAAACTCCCCAAGGTGGACCTCACGGTCAAGAGCAACACCCTCCACTGGGGCCAGAGCACGGCCGAGTGCCTCAACCAGGGCTTCGTCTTTGGCTTCGCGTCCATGATCGACGGCCTGGTCCAAAAACTCTCCCAGCAACTCAAGGACCCCTTCGTCATCGCCACCGGCGGCCTCGCCCCCACCATCGCCCAACTCTCCGAAACCATAAACGAACTGCGCCCCGACCTGGTCATGGAAGGCCTCTGGATGGCCTACTACAACAGATAG